The Desmonostoc muscorum LEGE 12446 genome includes a region encoding these proteins:
- a CDS encoding ATP-dependent 6-phosphofructokinase, producing MQKRLGILTSGGDCPGLNAVIRAVVSHATLSYNWQVVGIPYATRGLLERKAIPLSIHGLDLRGIDPLLNMGGTILGSINKGDTLAHIEEIVAGYHTLELDALIGIGGDGSLAILNQLQKQGNWQFVAIPKTIDCDVAKTERVVGFDTAVNTIVDALNRLTFTAASHDRVMIVEVMGRTAGHLALQSGIAGGADVILIPEIPYKIKGVCEHLAELRDRWERRFAIVVVAEGVQIAGNSSSQPSSQKPSCGIGQYIADELRCCSNNEIDIRVSVLGHIQRGGIPSALDRLIATAFGKAAVDLLADGQSAQMVAWQNGQVVAVPLETVLASSPYLVDPNNFLVQIARALNIYVGEKIGVS from the coding sequence ATGCAAAAACGACTTGGTATTCTCACTAGTGGTGGTGATTGTCCTGGACTCAATGCTGTAATTCGGGCAGTTGTTAGTCATGCCACCCTTAGCTATAACTGGCAGGTAGTGGGTATTCCTTATGCGACCAGAGGGCTTTTAGAGAGAAAGGCAATTCCTCTGAGCATACATGGTTTAGACCTACGTGGTATTGACCCTTTGTTGAACATGGGAGGCACGATTCTGGGTAGCATCAACAAGGGAGATACTCTAGCTCATATTGAAGAGATTGTTGCTGGTTACCATACTTTAGAATTAGATGCCTTGATCGGTATTGGTGGAGATGGCAGTTTAGCAATTCTCAACCAACTGCAAAAGCAAGGAAACTGGCAGTTTGTTGCCATTCCGAAAACAATTGATTGTGATGTCGCCAAGACAGAAAGAGTAGTTGGGTTTGATACTGCGGTCAATACAATTGTTGATGCCTTAAATCGTTTGACATTTACAGCAGCCAGTCACGATCGCGTGATGATTGTGGAAGTCATGGGACGCACAGCAGGTCATTTAGCACTACAATCTGGTATTGCAGGCGGTGCAGATGTGATTTTGATTCCCGAAATTCCCTACAAAATCAAAGGTGTGTGCGAACATTTAGCAGAATTACGCGATCGCTGGGAACGCAGATTTGCAATTGTCGTTGTGGCAGAAGGCGTTCAAATAGCAGGCAATTCATCTAGCCAGCCATCCAGCCAAAAGCCATCCTGTGGTATAGGTCAATATATTGCTGATGAACTTCGTTGTTGCAGTAACAATGAAATTGACATTCGGGTTTCTGTCTTAGGACACATCCAACGAGGTGGAATTCCCTCAGCTTTAGACCGTTTAATCGCAACAGCTTTTGGTAAAGCCGCCGTAGATTTATTAGCTGATGGGCAATCTGCACAAATGGTAGCTTGGCAAAATGGACAAGTCGTAGCAGTTCCTTTAGAAACAGTCTTGGCTTCCAGTCCATATCTTGTAGATCCCAATAATTTCTTAGTACAAATAGCACGTGCATTAAATATTTATGTGGGGGAGAAAATTGGCGTTAGCTAA
- the hoxE gene encoding bidirectional hydrogenase complex protein HoxE has translation MNSATAVKTKNTAKDKRFKMLDATIKRYQYQQDALIEILHKAQELFGYLENDVLIYVAHNLKLPPSRVYGVATFYHLFSLAPSGVHTCVICTGTACYVKGAPTILANVEKSIHIHPGETTADNQISLLTARCLGACGIAPAVVFDGTVLGHQTAESVGERIKRWLQDGST, from the coding sequence ATGAATTCAGCAACTGCTGTTAAAACTAAGAACACAGCAAAAGATAAGCGCTTTAAAATGCTGGATGCAACTATCAAACGCTACCAGTATCAACAGGATGCACTGATTGAAATATTGCATAAAGCGCAGGAACTTTTTGGTTATTTAGAAAACGATGTATTAATTTACGTTGCTCATAATCTCAAACTGCCACCTAGTCGAGTTTATGGTGTTGCCACGTTCTACCATTTGTTTTCACTTGCACCTAGTGGCGTACATACTTGTGTGATATGTACGGGTACAGCTTGTTACGTCAAAGGCGCTCCAACTATCCTGGCAAATGTGGAAAAATCTATCCACATACATCCTGGTGAAACTACGGCAGATAATCAAATTTCACTATTAACAGCAAGGTGTTTAGGTGCCTGTGGAATTGCGCCTGCTGTAGTATTTGATGGCACTGTTTTAGGCCATCAAACTGCTGAATCAGTTGGCGAACGCATCAAAAGATGGTTGCAAGATGGATCTACCTGA
- a CDS encoding NAD(P)H-dependent oxidoreductase subunit E translates to MDLPELIEIGPSDLHTIQVCKSIVCYAKGAPTILTHLEKFFEINPGETTANNQILLLTANCLGACEIAPAVAFDGTVLGNQTAELVSDCIKGWLQDGST, encoded by the coding sequence ATGGATCTACCTGAGTTAATTGAAATAGGCCCTAGCGATCTGCATACCATACAGGTATGCAAAAGTATAGTTTGTTATGCAAAAGGCGCTCCAACTATCCTGACACATCTAGAAAAATTTTTCGAGATAAATCCTGGTGAAACCACGGCAAATAATCAAATTTTACTTCTAACAGCAAACTGTTTGGGTGCTTGTGAAATTGCGCCTGCTGTTGCATTCGATGGCACTGTTTTAGGCAATCAAACTGCTGAATTAGTTAGCGATTGCATCAAAGGATGGTTGCAAGATGGATCTACCTGA
- the nuoF gene encoding NADH-quinone oxidoreductase subunit NuoF produces MDLPELIEIAQKERALEKPVQIRCCVAAGCLSANSQAVKQRLEEAVTAAGLAETLEVRSVGCMRLCCQAPLVEVESGEWGMGSGEECKQSPHSRLYEKVTPDDAPSIIAAINGGETTVKQGDLTHPFFTHQMPIVLENSGKIDPERIQSYIGAQGYRGLYHVLREMKANEVVDTITRSGLRGRGGAGYPTGLKWATVAKAKGERKFVICNADEGDPGAFMDRSVLESDPHRVLEGMAIAAYAVGANQGYIYIRAEYPVAINRLQTAIHQAQRLGILGTQIFDSRFDFKIDIRIGAGAYVCGEETALMASIEGKRGTPHPRPPYPAESGLWGHPTLINNVETYANVAPIIRKGADWFASIGTQKSKGTKVFALAGKIRNTGLIEVPMGTSLKQIVEAMGGGVPDGGVVKAVQTGGPSGGCIPASAFESIVDYESLTQLGSMMGSGGMIVMDETTNMVDVARFFMEFCMDESCGKCIPCRVGTVQLYKLLTKISEGKASFADLELLEELCDMVKHTSLCGLGQSAPNPVFSTLRYFRDEYLALISH; encoded by the coding sequence ATGGATCTACCTGAGTTAATTGAAATTGCTCAAAAAGAACGTGCTTTAGAGAAACCTGTGCAAATTCGCTGTTGTGTTGCAGCTGGTTGTCTGTCTGCCAATTCACAAGCCGTCAAACAGCGTTTAGAAGAAGCTGTAACGGCAGCAGGTTTAGCAGAAACACTGGAAGTTCGTAGCGTTGGCTGTATGCGTTTGTGCTGTCAAGCACCATTAGTAGAAGTAGAGAGTGGGGAGTGGGGAATGGGGAGTGGAGAGGAGTGTAAGCAATCTCCACATAGCAGATTGTATGAAAAAGTTACACCTGATGATGCACCCTCAATTATCGCCGCTATCAATGGAGGAGAGACAACAGTCAAACAGGGGGATTTAACGCATCCATTTTTTACACACCAGATGCCGATTGTTTTAGAAAATAGTGGCAAAATCGATCCAGAACGCATTCAATCTTATATTGGCGCCCAAGGTTATAGAGGGCTTTACCATGTCTTGCGAGAGATGAAAGCCAACGAAGTAGTCGATACGATTACTCGCAGTGGTTTACGAGGACGTGGTGGTGCTGGTTATCCTACAGGTTTGAAATGGGCAACCGTGGCCAAAGCAAAAGGAGAACGCAAGTTCGTAATTTGCAACGCCGATGAAGGAGATCCCGGTGCATTTATGGATCGCAGTGTCCTAGAAAGCGATCCCCATCGTGTTTTGGAAGGAATGGCGATCGCTGCTTACGCTGTCGGCGCAAATCAAGGCTACATCTACATCCGGGCAGAATATCCCGTTGCTATCAATCGTCTGCAAACAGCCATTCACCAAGCCCAACGTCTTGGTATTTTGGGTACTCAAATTTTCGATTCTCGCTTTGATTTTAAAATTGATATTCGTATTGGTGCTGGGGCTTATGTCTGTGGTGAAGAAACTGCCTTAATGGCTTCTATTGAAGGTAAACGCGGTACCCCTCATCCCCGTCCGCCCTACCCGGCTGAGTCTGGTTTATGGGGTCATCCTACTTTAATTAATAACGTTGAAACCTACGCCAATGTTGCACCGATTATCCGCAAAGGCGCTGACTGGTTCGCTAGTATTGGCACCCAAAAAAGCAAAGGTACAAAGGTTTTTGCGTTGGCAGGCAAAATCCGTAACACTGGTTTGATAGAAGTACCAATGGGAACTTCATTAAAGCAGATTGTGGAAGCAATGGGCGGTGGCGTACCAGATGGCGGTGTGGTAAAAGCTGTGCAAACTGGTGGCCCTTCCGGGGGATGTATTCCCGCATCAGCTTTTGAGAGCATAGTGGATTATGAGTCACTGACTCAACTTGGTTCGATGATGGGTTCCGGTGGGATGATTGTTATGGATGAAACTACCAACATGGTGGATGTCGCCCGCTTTTTCATGGAATTTTGTATGGATGAATCTTGCGGTAAATGCATTCCCTGTAGGGTAGGAACGGTGCAGTTATATAAATTGTTAACCAAGATTAGTGAAGGTAAGGCATCCTTCGCTGATTTGGAATTGCTAGAAGAATTATGCGACATGGTGAAACATACCAGCTTGTGTGGTCTTGGTCAGTCTGCACCCAATCCAGTATTTAGTACCTTGCGTTATTTCCGAGATGAATATTTGGCTTTGATTAGTCATTAG
- the hoxU gene encoding bidirectional hydrogenase complex protein HoxU, whose translation MVVKTLTINEELISAREEETILQAAQDAGIHIPTLCHLEGVGDVGACRLCLVEIAGSNKLQPACVTKVTEGMEVQTNSDRLQNYRRTIIEMLFAEGNHICSVCVANGNCELQDLAIEMGMDHVRLDYQYPNRKVDVSHHLFGVDHNRCVLCTRCVRVCDEIEGAHTWDMAGRGTNSHVITDLNQPWGTSQTCTSCGKCVNACPTGALFDKGSSVGEMKHDRAKLDFLVTAREKHQWLV comes from the coding sequence ATGGTTGTAAAAACTTTAACAATTAACGAGGAATTAATCAGCGCCCGTGAGGAGGAAACTATTCTCCAAGCGGCGCAAGATGCAGGGATTCACATTCCGACTTTATGTCATTTAGAAGGAGTTGGAGATGTTGGGGCTTGTCGGCTTTGTTTGGTAGAAATTGCTGGCAGTAATAAACTACAACCTGCTTGTGTAACGAAAGTTACTGAAGGTATGGAAGTCCAAACAAATAGCGATCGCCTGCAAAATTATCGCCGCACAATTATAGAAATGCTGTTTGCTGAAGGCAATCACATTTGCTCGGTGTGTGTAGCTAATGGTAATTGCGAATTGCAAGATTTGGCAATTGAAATGGGTATGGATCATGTGCGATTGGATTATCAATATCCTAATCGCAAAGTTGATGTTTCTCACCATCTCTTTGGCGTTGACCACAACCGTTGTGTTCTTTGCACTCGTTGTGTGCGTGTTTGTGACGAAATTGAAGGAGCGCACACTTGGGATATGGCGGGTAGGGGGACAAATTCCCATGTCATCACTGATTTAAATCAACCTTGGGGAACTTCGCAAACTTGTACTTCTTGCGGTAAATGCGTTAATGCTTGTCCAACAGGTGCGCTTTTTGACAAAGGATCGAGCGTCGGTGAAATGAAACACGATCGCGCCAAACTTGATTTTTTGGTTACAGCAAGGGAGAAACACCAATGGCTTGTTTAG